Part of the Spiribacter salinus M19-40 genome, GATCCGCGGGATCACTGAGGCTCGGCGCCTGCTGGCCGCCGTCGTGGTGGCACTGGTTATCTCGGCCTGCGCGACGTCGCCGACCGGGCGTCAGCAGCTTCAACTCTTTCCGGCCTCCCAAATGACCACCATGGGCGCGGATGCCTATGCGCAGCTGCAAGAAAAAGAGCCGGTGATCGAGGACGGCCCTCTGGTCGATTACGTGCAATGCGTGACTGATGCGATCGTGCCCCAAATTCCTGAGGTCTATCGCGACCAGGCCTGGGAGGTCAGCGTGTTCGAGAGCGAGCAGGTCAACGCATTCGCTATGCCTGGCGGCAAGATGGGCGTGTACACCGGGCTGCTGGATGTTGCAGAGAATGCCGACCAGTTGGCTGCGGTGGTGGGTCACGAGATCGCCCATGTTATGGCAGAACACGCCAATGAGCGGATGTCGACTCAGATGGCGACGGTGGTCGGGCTAGGGGCGATTCGGATCGCCGCCGGCGATGACCCCGATCGACAGCGGGCGATGGCAGCCCTTGGGCTGGGCGCTCAGGTGGGGATCATCCTGCCGTTTAGTCGCCTGCATGAATCCGAGGCTGACGAGATCGGCCTCGAGTTGATGGCGAATGCCGGTTTTGATCCACGGGCAAGTGTGGCGCTCTGGCAAAACATGGCCGAAGCCCGCGGTGATGAGCCACCGGAGTTTTTGTCGACCCATCCGTCCAAGAGCCGGCGTATCGATGACCTGCGCGATTGGATGCCCAGGGCACTGTATCTCTACGAGCAGGCACAGGAAGCCGGGCGCCAGCCAAGCTGCACCCCCTAGCCGAAAACGATGGTGCGATTCTGGTAGACGAGCGTCTGGCGCTGGAGATGGGCCCAGATGCCGCGGGCAAGCACGATCTTCTCCAGGTCCTGGCCCTTGCGAATGAGGTCCTGGACGGTGTCCCGGTGGGTAATGTGGGTCACCCCTTGGTCGATGATCGGGCCGGCATCCAGATCCTCTGTAACGTAGTGGCTCGTTGCGCCAATAATCTTGACGCCGCGGGCATGGGCGGCGTGGTAGGGCTTGGCCCCAGCGAATGCCGGCAACGAGGAATGGTGGATGTTGATGATCCGCTCCGGAAAGGCCTGGATGAGCTGTGGGCTGACCACCTGCATGTAGCGCGCTAGCGCCACCAGCTCGATGTCGTGCGCCTGCAATAGCTCAATCTCGCGAGCTTCTTGTTCCGCCTTGGTCTCGGCGGTGATCGGGAAATGGTAATACGGCACCCCGAACTGTTCGGCAACAGGCCGCAAGGTGTCGTGGTTGCTGATGATCAGTGGAATATCGACTCGCCACTCGCCCGATTGCCACCGTGAGAGCAGATCGTAGAGGCAATGGGGGATCTTGGAGACGAAAATGGCCATGCGAATGGGGTTGGGATCGTGATGCAGCTGCCAGCTTGCCTCGAATCCTTTCGCAATGGCCTCGCTGAACGCCTGCTCGAAGGCCTCGGGTGTGAGGGCGAAACCGTCTAACTCCCATTTCACCCGCATGAAGAACACGCCCTCGACTCGGTCGACGTGCTGATCGAGGTCGATGACGTTGGCGCCATGCCGGGCCAGAAAGTCTGTCACCGCAGCCACAACACCTGGCTGATCCGGGCAGTACATAAGCAGGGTAGCCGTGCGCGCGTTATTCATTGTCATGGTGCCCAAATGTTGTGGGGATAAACCTGTTACCCGGCGAGCCGGCGGTACTTGATGCGTTGCGGATTGAGCGCATCGTCGCCCAACCGCTTGCGGCGATCGGCTTCATATTCCTGGTAGTTGCCCTCGAACCAGGTCACCTGGCTGTCGCCCTCGAACGCGAGAATGTGCGTGGCAATACGATCCAGGAACCAGCGGTCATGGGAGATCACCATGGCAGAGCCAGGGAACACCAGCAGGGCCTCTTCCAGGGCGCGCAGCGTCTCGACGTCCAGGTCATTGGTCGGCTCATCAAGCAACAGGAAGTTGCCGCCGCGCTGCAATAACTTGGCGAGATGAACCCGATTGCGCTCACCCCCCGAGAGATCCCCAATCCGCTTTTGCTGATCCTGGCCCTTGAAGTTAAAGCGCCCGACATAGGCGCGGGAGTTCACCTCGTACTTGCCGACCTCGAGAATGTCGTGGCCGCCGGAGATTTCTTCCCAAACTGTTTTGCTGCCATCCAGGTGATCGCGGCTCTGGTCCACGTAGGCCAGATCGACGGTCTCACCGAGGCGAATCGTGCCGCCGTCAGGTTGTTCCTGATCAACGATCATGCGGAACATGGTGGTTTTACCAGCGCCGTTGGCACCGATGATCCCGACAATGCCGCCGGCGGGCAGACTGAACGACAGCCCATCGACGAGCAGGGTGTCACCGAAGCCTTTCTTGACGTCTTCGGCATCGACGACCACGTTGCCGAGCCGTGGGCCCGGTGGGATGTAGATCTCGTTGGTTTCGTTGCGTGCCTGAAATTCCCGGGACTGCAGCTCGTCAAATTGCTTGAGCCGGGCCTTGCTCTTTGACTGTCGCCCCTTGGGATTGGAGCGCACCCATTCGAGCTCGGCCTGCATGGCCTTGCGATGTGCGGCTTGCTCCCGCGCCTCCTGGGCCAGGCGCTTTTCTTTCTGCTCGAGCCAGGATGAGTAATTCCCCTCCCAGGGAATGCCATGCCCCCGGTCGAGCTCCAGAATCCAGCCGGCCACGTTGTCAAGAAAGTAGCGATCATGCGTGACGGCCACGACCGTACCGGGGAACTCGGCAAGGAAACGCTCCAGCCACGCCACGGACTCGGCATCGAGGTGGTTGGTGGGCTCATCAAGCAGGAGCATGTCCGGGTTGGAGAGCAGTAGCCGACACAGCGCCACGCGTCGTTTCTCGCCGCCCGAGAGTTTCGTGACGTCGGCATCCCAGGCCGGCAACCGCAGGGCTTCGGCCGCCTGGTCGAGTTTGCGCTCGAGGTCCCAGGCATCGGCAGCATCAATCTTGTCTTGTAACTTGCCCTGTTCGGCCATTAGGGCGTCAAAGTCGGCGTCAGGGTCTGCGAACTGCGCCGATATCTCGTTGAACTGATCGATGAGGGCTTTTGTCTCGGCCACACCCTCTTCGACGTTGCCCCGAACATCCTTGCTCGAATCCAGCTCAGGCTCCTGGGGCAGGTAGCCAATCTGGATGCCGGCCTGGGGCCGTGCTTCGCCTTCAATCTCGGTATCCAGCCCCGCCATGATGCGCAGCAATGTCGATTTACCCGAGCCATTGAGGCCCAGTACGCCGATTTTGGCGCCCGGGAAAAACGACAGGGAGATATCCTTGAGGATGTGCTTTTTCGGGGGGACAACCTTGCCGACCCGATTCATTGTGTAGATGTATTGTGCCATGACGTCAGTTTACCTTCTCAGGCGTTGAACAGCACCTTGCCGCACTCGCTGAGGTCGTAGCCCCGCATGCCCGCGGCATAGTCACGGAACCGATCGGTGTGGGTGAACGCAATCAATCGCTGCATTGGGGGTTCAAAGTAGTCGCGGCGTTTCATCGCCAGATCTAGCGGCTCGTCAATCAGTGGTATGAAATCGAGTCCATGACGCCGCGCCGCGGCCTCGATCGCCAGTCCACAGTCTGCCTGTCCACTGCTGATCTCAATGGCCACGGCATCCTCATCAAGCGCGATATGCCCGGGGCGTGGTGATGGCGGGAGGTGCAGGCCGGCGCGGTCCATGAGGTATAGCAGCAGCGCCTGTGCGCCGGCTCCGGGCTGGCGCTGACAGATGCATAAGTCGGTTCGCTTTAGATCCTCAATGCCGCGGATGCCCAGGGGATTGCCGGCAGGCAGCACCAGGCCCTGTGTCCGCCGCGCCCAGCGCACCATCACCAGGTCCCGCATGCCACCTAGGCGGCAGTGGGCCGGGTCGTTGAATTGCCCGGTGCGCGAATTGATGGTGTGAATACCCGCGACTTGTGCGCGGCCATCCAGCAATCGAACCACACCATCCCCGCTGCCGTTGCATAGCTGGGCCAGATCCGTGCCCGCCTCGCGCAGCGCCCAATCCAGCAGCGGGTCAGAGCTGCCGGCATAGACCGGCGGGGTATTGGCCGTGCCGGCCTGATCGCCTTCAAGATGCTGCATCACCCACAGATCGATCGCCTGGCGCGGGAACACTAATTTGCCCGTGACTCGGGCATAGGGGATCTCGCCCTGACTAACCAGGTCGTAAATTTTGCGCTCTTTTAACCGCAGATATTCCGCTACCTCGGCCGTTGTCAGTAAATCCATACTGTTTTCTTGTGCATATTCTTGCAGCGATTACCAGCGTCTCTATTAACTGACGTCATGATACCTAGACTATGCGCTCTAGAGGAGGAGTTCGTATTCCAATGTCCGAGGCATTCGCGAGCGCTTTTGCATTGATTCTCTCCGGCGATGCCGAATTGCTCGGCATTGTCGGTCTGTCATTGCGCGTCAGTCTCTCGGCAGTTTTCTTTGCCAGCCTGCTGGCGCTGCCGGTGGGCGCGGCCGTTGCCCTGTTCTATTTCCCGGGGCGCAACGGGGTGATTGTGGTGTTGAATGCCCTTATGGGGTTGCCACCGGTGGTGGCCGGCTTGATCGTGTACCTGCTGCTCTCCCGTGCTGGCCCGCTTGGGTCAATGGGGTTGCTATTCACCCCAACGGCCATGGTCATTGTCCAGAGCCTTTTGATTTTCCCCATCGTCGCGGCGCTCACCCGGCAGATCGTCAGTGATCTCTGGGAGGAGTACCGCGATCAGCTCACCTCACTTGGGGCCAGCCGGCCGCGTGCCATTCCAACCCTGCTCTGGGATGGCCGATTCAGCCTGATTACGGCATTGCTTGCCGGTTTTGGCCGCGCTGTTGCTGAGGTCGGGGCGGTGTTGATCGTTGGTGGCAATATCGCCGGCGTCACCCGCGTGATGACAACCGCCATCGCGCTTGAGACCAACAAGGGCAACCTCACCTTGGCGCTCGCATTGGGGGCGATCCTCATGCTGCTCACCCTGATGATCAATTGGCTTGCTTATGGGCTGGGTGAATTCTCCCGCAGGCGGTACGGGGCATGAGCGCGATGTCAACGACGCTGCCGCTGTCCCTGCGCAATGTGATGCTGGAGCGCCAAGGCCGACGGCTTCTGGGGCCGATTAATCTAGATCTTGATCGTGAAGGCCGCACGGTCATTCTGGGGCCGAATGGTGCCGGCAAGAGCCTGTTGCTGCGGCTATGCCACGGGTTGCTGTCGCCGACACTGGGGGAGGTGAGCTGTGCGGCGGCGGGCGCACCGACTCGCTCGGAAGTCCGGCGCCGCCAGGCGATGGTGTTCCAAAGGCCAGCGCTTTTGCGTCGCTCGGCGCTTGCGAATGTCACTTATGCGCTGAATCTTCTTGGTGTTCGCGGCGCGGATGCGCGGTCTCAGGCGATGAAGGCCCTCGATCTGGTGGGGCTCGCTGCGTTGGCTGATCGCTCGGCGCGGGTGCTCTCAGGTGGCGAGCAGCAGCGTCTTGCCCTTGCCCGCGCCTGGGTGCTGCAGCCAGAGATCTTATTTTTGGACGAGCCCACTTCGGCCCTGGACCCAGGTACCACACAGTCCATTGAGTCCGCCATCAATCGGTTCGCGGACCACGGCACCAAAATCGTCATGGTCACGCACAACCTCGGCCAGGCGCGTCGTATGGCCGATCACTGCCTGTTTCTGGCTGGTGGGCGCATTGTCGAGAGTGCGCTGGCTTCAACTTTCCTTGCGCAGCCGGCCACCCCCGCGGCGGCGCATTTTCTGGCTGGAGAACAGGGGGCTTTTCTGCAGGGGCAAGATGATGTTCAAGGCTATGATTCGATTTAGCACTGCTGCACTGATCGCATTGTCATTAACCTTTGCCGTCAGCGCCCAGGAGCGTGGATTCATCACCATTGCCTCGACCACCTCAACAGAAAACTCGGGTCTGTTTGAAGACATTCTGCCGCAGTTCACCGAGTCCACCGGTATTGAAGTACGGGTGGTGGCTGTCGGTACAGGTCAGGCCTTGCGCATCGGCTGCAATGGCGATGCGGATGCGGTTCTGGTGCATGCGCCAGCGGCTGAGCGGAAGTTCATCGAAGATGGCTGTGGTGTTGATCGCCGCGAGATAATGTACAACGACTTCATCGTCATTGGCCCTGGCAGTGATCCCGCCGGTATACAGGGGGCTGAGACGGCGGTCGAGGCATTCCAGATTATTGCTGATGCCGAGGCGCCTTTTGCCTCACGCGGTGACGACAGCGGTACGCACAAAAAGGAGTTGGCCGTCTGGGCGGAGGCTGGTATTGAGCCGGCCGGCCGCTGGTATCGTGAGCTTGGCTCGGGCATGGGGGCAGCACTGAACACCGCCGCTGGTATGGATGCCTACATTATGGCCGACCGCGGTACCTGGATCAGCTTTGATAACCGCCAGAATCTGGAGATTCTGGTAGAGGGTGATCCGGTGTTGTTCAATCAATACGGCAGTGTGCTGGTGAACCCCGCTAATCATGACGTCAAGCATGATTTGGCTCAGGAGTGGCATAACTGGCTGACGTCTGGTGAGGGTCAAACAGCCATTGGTGCGTATCGGTTGCGTGGCCAGCAGTTATTCAGTCCATCAGCGGAATAAGTGGGTAGTCTGTCGGACAGAATCTCCCAGAAGTCGCTCTCAGGCGCATGCATGAGCGGGGCGAATCCTTTACCATGGGAGACATTCGCCCATCCCGACTGAGTGAGGAAAAGGCATGTATTCCAGCACCATGACCGTGGCCGGATTTGATCCAGAGCTTGCTGACGCCATCGAGCACGAGAAGCGCCGTCAGGAGCTGCACATTGAGCTGATTGCATCGGAGAACTACGCCAGTCCGCGGGTGCTGGAGATGCAGGGCAGCGTGCTGACGAACAAATATGCGGAAGGTTACTCCGGCAAGCGCTATTACGGGGGCTGCGAGTTCGTTGATCAAGCCGAAGAGTTGGCCATCGAACGGGCCAAGGCCCTGTTCGGGGCGGACTACGCCAATGTCCAGCCGCACTCCGGGTCCGGCGCCAATCTGGCCGTGTTCATGGCTCTTGCCAGTCCCGGCGATACGCTGCTCGGCCTGAGTCTCGATCACGGTGGGCATTTGACCCACGGCGCCAAACCGAACTTCTCTGGCAAGCTCTATAACGCGGTGCAGTACGGCCTGGACGAGCGCACCGGCGAGATCGATTACGCCCAGGTGGAACGGCTGGCCCATGAGCACAAGCCCAAGATCATCGTTGCCGGTTTCTCGGCTTATTCCCGGGTGATTCACTGGTCGCGATTCCGGGCGATCGCGGATGCGGTCGGCGCCTGGCTGGTCGCGGATATGGCGCATGTTGCGGGGCCAGTGGCTGCGGGTGTCTACCCAAGCCCGGTGCCCTACGCGGATGTGGTGACTACCACGACGCACAAGAGCCTGCGCGGGCCCCGGGGCGGGCTCATCCTTGCGCGCGAAAACCCCGAGGTCACCAAGAAGCTGCAATCGCTTATTTTCCCGGGTACCCAGGGTGGCCCGCTGATGCACGTGGTCGCGGCGAAGGCCATCGCCTTCCGCGAGGCGCAGGATCCGGAATTCCAGGTCTACCAGGAGAAGGTCATCGCCAATGCGCGGGCGATGGCGAACACCGTCATGGAGCGTGGCTACGATGTCGTCTCCGGCGGCACCGACAATCATTTGTTCCTGATGGATCTCGTGAAGCAGGGCCTCACGGGCAAGGCCGCCGATGCGGCGCTCGAAGACTCTCATATCACGGTCAACAAGAACACCGTTCCCAACGACCCGCAGTCGCCCTTTGTGACGTCGGGTCTGCGAATCGGTACACCGGCCATTACCACCCGCGGATTCGGGGAACAGGAGAGCCGGCAGCTCGCCAACTGGATCTGTGACGTTCTGGATAATATCGATGACGAGACAGTGCGCGCCCGTGTGCGAGATCAGGTCACTAATATCTGTCGCCGGTTCCCGGTTTACGAGTCGCTGCAGCCACCGGTCGTCGAGGCCCTTCAGGGCTGACCCGGGCGAATGCGGTGTCCGTTCTGTCACACCCACGACACGCGGGTTGTAGACTCCCGGCTAGCGGCTGAGGGCGATCAGGTTCGCCGTCGGCGCGAGTGTGTGGGCTGTAACGAGCGGTTCACCACTTACGAATCGGCCGAGCTGGTTATGCCGCGCGTCGTCAAGCGCGATGGCACGCGCGTGCTCTTCGATGATCTGCGCTTGCGCAACGGCATGTTGCGCGCCCTCGAGAAACGCCCCGTCGCGACCGAGGCGGTCGATGCGGCGCTGTCCAAAATTCGCCAGCGCATCCAGGCGTTTGGCGACGGTGAGGTCCCTGCCAGCCAGATCGGGCAGTGGGTGATGGAAGAGCTTCGGGAGCTCGACCAGGTGGCCTACGTACGGTTTGCTTCCGTCTATCGGAGTTTTGAAGACGTCAGCGCCTTTCGGGAAGTGATCGAGGGCCTGGAGCACCGTGAACCAACCGTAAGCGATGAAAGCGATCGTTCGTGAGCGGATTCAGCGCGAGTGATCATGACTGGATGGCCCGGGCTCTACGCCTCGCTCAATATGGGCAGGCGACCTGTGACCCTAATCCTCGTGTCGGTTGTGTACTGGTCCGCGATGGCGAATGCGTTGGCGAGGCGTGGCATGCCCGAGCTGGCGATCCCCATGCGGAAATCCTGGCGTTGCGTGCAGCGGGCAGCGCCGCGTCTGGTGCAACCGCGTACGTCACACTTGAGCCCTGTAGCCATTACGGCCGCACACCGCCCTGCGCCGATGCATTAATCGAGGCCGGTATCGCCCGGGTGGTGACCGCTTCGACCGACCCCAATCCACGCGTTTCGGGTCGCGGCCTTGATCGGTTGCGTGAGGCAGGGGTCGCGGTGACGGACGGGTTGATGGCCGCGCAAAGTGAGCGCTTGAACCCCGGTTTTTTCCGGCGGATGCGGGCCGGCTTGCCCTATGTGCGCGCGAAGGTGGCTGCGAGCCTGGATGGTCGCACGGCCATGGCCTCGGGCGAGAGTCGCTGGATTACTGGCGCAGCGGCCCGACGGGATGTTCATCGACTGCGGGCACTGAGCAGCGCCGTTGTGACCGGGGTGGATACGGTGATCGCCGATGACCCGCAGCTAACGGTTCGAGATTGGGATGAAGCTTTTCTTCCACCGCGACGAGTGGTCATTGATTCCCAGCTCCGCATGCCCACTGAGTCTGGCCTTTTGGCCGACGAGCAAGGCGTGGTGGTCATCCACGGCGGGACGATGCCGGCCCGCGAACCTGATCTGGTGCGGTCAGGTGCGGAACTCTGGCAGGTCGCGCTGACCGAAGAAGGGCATGTCGGCCCGGTAGCGGCGCTCGAGGCGCTCGCAGGTGTCGAGGTCAATGAGGTGCTGGTTGAGGCGGGCCCGCGGTTAGTGGGGGCGTGGATTCAGGCTGGGGTGGTCGATGAACTCATCGTCTACCTTGCCCCCCATCTGATGGGCCATGAGGGTAATCCCATGCTCACACTGCCCGGTCTCGATACCATGGACGACCGGTTAGGGCTGGAGACACTGGACATCCGCCAGTTTGGTGATGATCTGCGACTGACGTTTCGCGTGGGTGAGCGTAAGGAGGACTAATGTTTACGGGAATCATCCAGGCCATGGGGCGATTGCGCGAATCGCGTCAGATGGGGGAAGACCGGCGTCTGCGTATCGATACCGACGGACTGGACATGACCGCCGTCCGTATCGGCGACAGCATCGCGGTCAATGGGTGTTGCCTAACCGCCATCGAGGTGGATGAACAGGGCTTTGCCGCGGATGTCTCCATCGAGTCACTGACCCGCACCACCCTCGGGAGGTTGTCACCCGGCGATACCCTGAACCTGGAGCCTGCCCTGACGCTCGCGACGCCGCTGGGCGGGCACTTGGTGAGTGGCCATGTGGACGGCGTTGGAGAGGTCGTGCTGCGAGAACCGGCTGGACGCTCTGAGCACTGGCGCTTTCGGGCACCACCGGACATCGCGCATTACATCGCCACCAAGGGCTCGATCGCGATTGAAGGCATCAGCCTCACGGTTAACGCCGTCGAAGCGGCAACGTTCGACGTCAATATCGTGCCGCACACGGCGGCGGTCACCACATTTGGTGACTATCAGGCCGGCCAGCCGGTCAATCTGGAAGTCGATCTGGTGGCCCGGTATCTCGAGCGGCTTCTGCAGGGTAGCGAAATAGCAGGGCAGGGCGGCGTCAGTGAGGCGCTGCTCAAGCGCAGTGGGTTTATGGGAGAGCGCTAGGTGAGCGGCTTCAATCAGATCGAGGACATCGTCGAGGACCTGCGCGAGGGGCGCATGGTCCTCATGCTGGATGATGAGGACCGAGAGAATGAGGGCGATCTCGTCATGGCGGCCTCCATGGTCCGGCCAGACGATATCAACTTCATGGCCCGGTACGGGCGCGGATTGATCTGCCTCACCCTCACGCGGGCGCGCTGCGAGCAGCTCAGGCTACCCTTGATGGTCAGCGGCTCCGGCGACCACCAGGGCACCCGATTCACGCTTAGTATCGAGGCAGCGCGGGGGGTGACGACCGGGATCTCTGCTGCTGATCGGGCCCGCACGGTACAGACCGCCGTGGCGCCCCAAGCGGCACCGGAGGACCTTTTGCAGCCAGGCCACGTCTTCCCGTTGATGGCACAGCCCGGGGGTGTGCTGACCCGGGCCGGGCATACGGAAGCGGGCTGTGACCTGGCCCGTCTGGCTGGGTTTGAGCCGGCCGCGGTCATTGTTGAAGTGTTGAACGAGGACGGGACCATGGCCCGTCGGGATGATCTGCTGGATTTTGCCCGCGCCCATGATCTCAAGATCGGTACAGTCGCTGATCTGATTGCCTATCGTATTCGCAATGAGCGCACGGTTGAGCGGGTGGGCGATTGTGAGCTGCCCACCGAGCACGGCCTGTTCCATTTGTATGCCTACCAGGACACGGTGGACGGTGCCCTGCACTTTGCCTTGCTTCGGGGGCAGACCGATCCGGAGACACCCGCACTGGTCCGCGTGCAAATCGAAAACACGCTGGCTGATCTGTTCGGCGCGACGGCACCGGATCAGACTTGGTCGCTGCGGGAGTCGCTGGCCGAGATCGCCGAGAGCGAGAGTGAGCCGGTCTGCCTGGTGATGCTTCGCCGCGCCGATGACCGCCCGGAGGTCATGGCCCGCATGCGCGAATTCCAGGTGCTGGCGCAAAGCGGCGAGCTGACGCCCGAGCCGCGCGAGACCAATCAGCAGGCTGAAGATTTGCGCACTTATGGGGTGGGTGCGCAGATCCTCACCGACCTCGGCATACGCCGCATGCGGGTTCTCTCAGCCCCGAAAATCATGGTGGGTCTGTCCGGATTCGGCATGGAAGTCGTCGACTACGTGCAGTCGGGCGCAGAGTAGCGCGACGCCGCTGGTTCCAACTTTCGGCGGTGCGGTTTACCCTTGCGCTGAACAACGAACGGAAAATGGACCGACCATGAAGACCCTTGAAGGCGATTTTACCGCCACCGATGTCCGTATTGCGCTGATCGCAACGCGGTTTAATGCGTTTATCGTCGACTCATTGGTGGGCGGTGCACGGGATACGCTTTGCCGCCATGGCGTGGCTGATGAGTCCCTTACTCTGATTCGCGCGCCTGGGGCCTGGGAGTTGCCACTGGTGGCGAGCCGGGTCGCGGCCACGGGCGATTATGACGGCATCGTCGCGCTCGGTTGCGTCATTCGCGGCGGTACACCGCATTTTGAATATGTGGCTGGCGAGTGTGCCAAGGGCATTGGCCAGGCCAGCACCCAGCACGGGTTACCGATTGCCTTTGGTGTACTAACCACCGATACCATCGAACAGGCCATCGAGCGGGCCGGGACCAAAGCAGGGAACAAGGGCGGTGAGGCCGCTATGTCCCTGCTCGAGATGATTAGTCTCCTGCGTCGGCTGTGAATGCCCGTGAGGCCAATCGGGCCCGGGCGCGGGCCCGCCGGCGGGTACTCCAGGCACTTTACCAATGGCAGATGACCGGGCAGGCGCCTGAGGAAATCGAGCGGCAATTCCTGGGTGAGCACCGGCTGGGCAGGATGGACCTGGCGTATTTTTCCGAGGTTTTCTCTGGCGTCACGGCACAAGCCGACGCGATGGACGCCCTGTTTGATCCGTTCCTCGATCGGCCTGCCCGGACGCTGGACCCGGTAGAGCACGCCCTCCTGCGGCTTGGCAGCTATGAGCTACAGGAGCGGCTGGAAGTGCCCTATCGCGTGTGTCTTGACCAGGCGGTGGAGCTCGCCAAACAGTTCGGCGCCGAACAGAGTCATCGCTACATTAACGGTGTACTCGACCGAGTGGGCCGGACATTGCCCCTGCGCAAGGCCGAGCTGGCCGCGCCCAAGCGCTAAGGAGACGGGCTCGGATGGCGGGCTGCTCGGAGTTCACCCTCATTGGTCGCTATTTGACGGGGCTTGGTGCAGCCCGCGCGGACGTCACACTGGGCGTTGGTGATGACGCGGCCATCCTGCAAAGCCCGGCGGACCCCTGGTTGCTGTCGGCGCTCGATACGCTTATCGAAGACGTTCACTTCCCGGGCGACATGCCCGCCGAAGCCGTCGGTTATCGGGCCTTGGCCGTGAATCTGAGTGATATTGCTGCGATGGGTGGCCAGCCTCGTTGGGCTGTGGTGGGGCTGACATTGCCCGCCATGGATGAGGACTGGGTTGCGGGCTTTGCGCGAGGGCTCGACGCCATTGCGCAAACCCATGAAGTCGCGGTTGTTGGGGGCGATGTCACCCGGGGGCCCCGTGCAGTGAGTGTGCAGATCGCCGGCACGAGCGCCCTACCGCCTATTCGGCGCGACACGGCGTGTGCCGGCGATGATGTCTGGGTCTCTGGCCGGCTGGGCGAGGCGGCTGGCGGTCTCGCGGTCTGGCAGGCGGGCCAGCAAGGCGAGCCTCGCTGGGCTGGGCTGGTTGACGCCTTTCTCCGACCGGTGCCTCGTTTGTGTTTGGGACAGGCGCTGCAAGGTATCGCCCACGCCGCCATTGACGTCTCTGATGGCTTGCTGGCTGATGCGGGCCACATTGCGAGTCAGAGTGGCGTCGCCATTGATTTGGCACGCGCAGCGCTTCGGCCGTCTGCACGCCTTCAGGCCTTCGGCGGCACGGCGCAGGCCACGGCCTGGTTATGCAGTGGAGGCGATGATTATGCGCTGTGTTTTACCGCGCCGGTGACAGCCCGCAGCACGGTGGCCCAAGCCGCTCAGAATGCGCGAACGCCGGTGCGACGCATCGGGCAAGTCCGGCACGGCCACGGCGTCCTTTTGGATGGCGTCGCTGTGGGGGGTGCCCACACCGGTTATCGTCACTTCGAGCGCTGAGTGTCAGTGGAGTCATCTGCCCGGCTCGTGGTAATTTGAATTGAGCAAATGAGTGGGGGACCCAATGACAACCGGCGGCGTTCAGATCGGCAAACTGCAGCAGGCGTGTTCGCACTGTGGTCTGAATCAGCTGTGCCTCCCGATGTCGCTGAACGAAGCCGATATTCGTCAGCTTGATGAGATTGTCGAGCGTCGGCGGCCGCTGGAACGAGGTGCGCACTTGTATCGGTTCGGTGAGCGTTTTTCCGCGATTTACGCCGTGCGCTCTGGGTCGTTAAAAACCTATACCTCCACCGAAGAGGGTGAAGAGCAGGTGACCGGTTTTCACCTG contains:
- the ribH gene encoding 6,7-dimethyl-8-ribityllumazine synthase, with the translated sequence MKTLEGDFTATDVRIALIATRFNAFIVDSLVGGARDTLCRHGVADESLTLIRAPGAWELPLVASRVAATGDYDGIVALGCVIRGGTPHFEYVAGECAKGIGQASTQHGLPIAFGVLTTDTIEQAIERAGTKAGNKGGEAAMSLLEMISLLRRL
- the nusB gene encoding transcription antitermination factor NusB — its product is MNAREANRARARARRRVLQALYQWQMTGQAPEEIERQFLGEHRLGRMDLAYFSEVFSGVTAQADAMDALFDPFLDRPARTLDPVEHALLRLGSYELQERLEVPYRVCLDQAVELAKQFGAEQSHRYINGVLDRVGRTLPLRKAELAAPKR
- the thiL gene encoding thiamine-phosphate kinase, with amino-acid sequence MAGCSEFTLIGRYLTGLGAARADVTLGVGDDAAILQSPADPWLLSALDTLIEDVHFPGDMPAEAVGYRALAVNLSDIAAMGGQPRWAVVGLTLPAMDEDWVAGFARGLDAIAQTHEVAVVGGDVTRGPRAVSVQIAGTSALPPIRRDTACAGDDVWVSGRLGEAAGGLAVWQAGQQGEPRWAGLVDAFLRPVPRLCLGQALQGIAHAAIDVSDGLLADAGHIASQSGVAIDLARAALRPSARLQAFGGTAQATAWLCSGGDDYALCFTAPVTARSTVAQAAQNARTPVRRIGQVRHGHGVLLDGVAVGGAHTGYRHFER